A segment of the Armatimonadota bacterium genome:
TCGACCGCGACTACTTCACAAGTGTATCGAACTACGCCGGCCGCTACGATCGGTCCAACCCGCCCCACAAGATCGCCGGATACCTGCGAGAGATCCGTCGGCTCCGTCCGGCCGGGTCGCTGCTGGACGTCGGGCCTGCCTTCGGCCGGTTCCTTGAGGCGGCTCAGGAGCACTACGAGTGCGAGGGCGTGGACATCTCGGCCTATGCCACGCGCCTGGCACGCGAGCGACTGCCCGGTGTGCCTATTCAGCAGTGCGCACTACAGGCATTCCTGCCCGGTCGGACCTACGACATCGTGACCTGCTTCGACGTGCTGGAGCATATTCCTGACCTCGACGCCGCGCTGAACCGACTGCGCGGCCTGGTGGCCCCCGCCGGTCTGCTGGCTCTCGCGGTCCCGGTGTACGACTCGCCGGCCGGATGGGTATGTGGCCTTGTTGACCATGACCCGACCCATATCCACCGGCTGGGCCGGCTTGAGTGGATCCGAAGGCTCAAACAGGCCGGTCTGGAGCCGATAGTCTTTAAGGGGATTCTCCGTGTCCCCCTGCCCGGGCTCTTCCTGCACGCCATGAGCCCGGCGCTCCGATGGTGCTCCTCGGCCATCTTCGTGATTTGCGCCCAGGGAGGCCTAGATACTAGATAGGGGAAGCTATTGGGTGGTTGCCATGCGCAGGCGCGAACGCGGCTTCACGCTCATAGAAGTGATCGTCGCCCTGACGATCCTGGCCGTGTCAATCCTGCTCATCACACGTGCGTTCCTCATTCTGATCCAGGTGAC
Coding sequences within it:
- a CDS encoding class I SAM-dependent methyltransferase — its product is MSELQVLSTRPGFWARVRCMLREDALEPGICAAAGGRVADLPVFDESTFDRDYFTSVSNYAGRYDRSNPPHKIAGYLREIRRLRPAGSLLDVGPAFGRFLEAAQEHYECEGVDISAYATRLARERLPGVPIQQCALQAFLPGRTYDIVTCFDVLEHIPDLDAALNRLRGLVAPAGLLALAVPVYDSPAGWVCGLVDHDPTHIHRLGRLEWIRRLKQAGLEPIVFKGILRVPLPGLFLHAMSPALRWCSSAIFVICAQGGLDTR